Below is a window of Halarcobacter anaerophilus DNA.
GATGCTTGTGAATTTTTAAAAGAAAAATCTATTTTAATATTGAGTTTCGATAAAGCCATAAGTAATAGAATAGAGAACTCTTTGAGACCATATTCAACAAAAGTGGAAGTTTTAAGAATAATTCCTAATTATCTTAATATTTCAAAATATGATCTAATCATTATTGATTTAGAGTATTATGAAAAAAGAGAGTTGATTAAAACATTTTCAAACGATTATTATAATACGCCTATAATTTTCCTGATATCAAAACTTGAAAATATTGATTTGAACAACTTTAGTAATATTTGTATCAAAAATATTCTATTAAAAGATGATAATTTAAAGAATATCTCTATTTATATTCAAATTATTTTACAAAAAAAAGACAAAATAATTTTTAAAAACGGATATTCTTATTTGTTAAAAGAGAATCGTTTTTATTTCAAAAACAGTGAAGTTCCTTTAACAAAACTTGAGATTAAACTTTTTGAATATTTGATAAAGAATATTAATAGAACCATAGATTATCAGGAGTTGGTATCTAATGTCTGGGATGATAAAAGTTGTACTATCTACAGTATTAGAAACGTAGTAAATAAAATAAGAGAAAAATCATATTATGAGATTATTAGTAACATTTCAAAAAAGGGATATACTATTAATAATGACTATATTTATATTTAAAAAATTATGGTATTATTATTGTAATACCTTTTTTAGTAGAATATATATTATGGAAAAAATTGAAGATTATGAAAAAAACATTAGAATACTGTTAGTTGAAGATGATTATCTGACTCAAGTAAAATTAGTAAAGATTTTAAACAGGGTTTATGATGATATTGTAGTTGCAAAAAACGGTGAAGAGGCTTTAACTATTTTTAAAGCCTATCACTCACAAAATAAATCTTTTGATTTAGTAGTAAGTGATATTAATATGCCTATTATGAATGGAATTAATCTCCTTGAAAACATAAGGCAGATAGATGAACTTCTACCTTTTATTTTCGTAACCGCAAGATTGGATTTAGAGACTCTTCTACAAGTTGTAAAACTTGATATTGACGATTATATTCTAAAACCTATTGAAATAGAACCTCTTTTAAAAAGTATAGAAAAGACTATGAGAAAAAGTCTAAAAAGAAAAGAGAATCTAAATATATCTCAGAAACTCTGTTTAAGTGATGATTTGTATTGGGACAGTATAGAAAAATATATTTATAAAGATGAAAAACAAGTTAAATTAACAAAAAAAGAGATTATGTTTTTAGATATTTTATGTAGAAGAATCAATCAAGTTGTAAACACTGAAGATATCGTATATACTCTTTGGGAAGATGATATTGAAGTAGATTCGAATATAGCAAATCTTAAAAATCTAATCTCAAGAATCAGAGTTAAAATACCTAATCTGAATATAGAAAACGTATATGGTTTAGGATATAAATTAAGGATGAAGCATGAATGAAATTGATACATCAACTTTTAAAGTTCTTTATATTGAAGACGAAGATTTAGCAAGAGAAAAATTCGGTAAATTTTTAAAAAGAAGATTCGGAGAAGTAGTTCTTTGTGAAAACGGTGTCGAAGGTTTTATGAAATTTCAGGAAAGTTTCACGAAAAATGAAAAATTCGATTTGATTTTAAGTGATATAAATATGCCTAAAATGGATGGCTTAGAGGTTTTAGAAA
It encodes the following:
- a CDS encoding response regulator transcription factor, whose product is MEKIEDYEKNIRILLVEDDYLTQVKLVKILNRVYDDIVVAKNGEEALTIFKAYHSQNKSFDLVVSDINMPIMNGINLLENIRQIDELLPFIFVTARLDLETLLQVVKLDIDDYILKPIEIEPLLKSIEKTMRKSLKRKENLNISQKLCLSDDLYWDSIEKYIYKDEKQVKLTKKEIMFLDILCRRINQVVNTEDIVYTLWEDDIEVDSNIANLKNLISRIRVKIPNLNIENVYGLGYKLRMKHE
- a CDS encoding winged helix-turn-helix domain-containing protein — protein: MTMKMDACEFLKEKSILILSFDKAISNRIENSLRPYSTKVEVLRIIPNYLNISKYDLIIIDLEYYEKRELIKTFSNDYYNTPIIFLISKLENIDLNNFSNICIKNILLKDDNLKNISIYIQIILQKKDKIIFKNGYSYLLKENRFYFKNSEVPLTKLEIKLFEYLIKNINRTIDYQELVSNVWDDKSCTIYSIRNVVNKIREKSYYEIISNISKKGYTINNDYIYI